A part of Acomys russatus chromosome 21, mAcoRus1.1, whole genome shotgun sequence genomic DNA contains:
- the Gpr6 gene encoding G-protein coupled receptor 6, which yields MNASAASLNESQVVAVAAEGAAAAATAAGTPDTSEWGPPAASAAIGGGGGPNGSLELSSQLPAGPSGLLLSAVNPWDVLLCVSGTVIAGENALVVALIASTPALRTPMFVLVGSLATADLLAGCGLILHFVFQYVVPSETVSLLMVGFLVASFAASVSSLLAITVDRYLSLYNALTYYSRRTLLGVHLLLAATWTVSLGLGLLPVLGWNCLADHASCSVVRPLTRSHVALLSTSFFVVFGIMLHLYVRICQVVWRHAHQIALQQHCLAPPHLAATRKGVGTLALVLGTFGASWLPFAIYCVVGSQEDPAVYTYATLLPATYNSMINPIIYAFRNQEIQRALWLLFCGCFQSKVPFRSRSPSEV from the coding sequence ATGAACGCTAGTGCCGCCTCGCTCAACGAGTcccaggtggtggcagtggcagctgAGGGAGCAGCAGCTGCGGCGACAGCGGCAGGGACACCGGACACCAGTGAATGGGGACCGCCAGCAGCATCCGCGGCGATAGGAGGCGGCGGCGGACCTAATGGGTCACTGGAGCTGTCTTCTCAGCTGCCAGCAGGGCCCTCGGGACTACTGCTTTCGGCAGTGAATCCCTGGGATGTGCTGCTGTGCGTGTCGGGGACGGTGATCGCAGGCGAAAATGCGCTAGTGGTGGCGCTCATCGCGTCCACTCCCGCGCTGCGCACCCCCATGTTTGTGCTTGTAGGTAGTCTGGCCACCGCTGACCTGCTGGCGGGCTGTGGTCTCATCCTACACTTTGTTTTCCAGTACGTGGTGCCCTCGGAGACTGTGAGCCTGCTCATGGTGGGCTTCCTGGTGGCCTCCTTCGCCGCCTCAGTCAGCAGCCTGCTTGCCATCACAGTGGACCGTTACCTGTCCCTTTACAACGCCCTCACTTACTATTCGCGCCGGACCCTGTTGGGCGTGCACCTTTTGCTGGCAGCCACCTGGACAGTATCCCTCGGGTTGGGGTTGCTGCCTGTTCTAGGCTGGAACTGCTTGGCCGACCATGCGTCCTGCAGCGTGGTACGCCCCCTGACACGCAGCCACGTGGCTCTACTTTCCACTTCCTTCTTCGTGGTCTTTGGCATCATGCTGCACCTGTACGTGCGCATCTGCCAGGTGGTTTGGCGCCACGCCCACCAGATCGCTTTGCAGCAGCACTGCCTAGCGCCACCCCACTTAGCAGCCACCAGAAAGGGCGTGGGAACTCTGGCCTTGGTGCTAGGCACTTTTGGGGCCAGCTGGCTGCCCTTCGCCATCTATTGTGTGGTGGGTAGCCAAGAAGACCCGGCCGTCTACACCTATGCCACCCTGCTGCCTGCCACCTATAACTCCATGATCAATCCCATTATCTATGCCTTCCGCAACCAGGAGATCCAGCGTGCCTTGTGGCTCCTGTTCTGTGGCTGTTTCCAATCCAAAGTGCCCTTCCGCTCCAGGTCCCCCAGTGAGGTCTGA